A stretch of Sulfurimonas xiamenensis DNA encodes these proteins:
- the tatC gene encoding twin-arginine translocase subunit TatC, which yields MFDEIKPHLVELRKRLGISVASLIVMFFVMFYFHEAILEWIVEPLNVALLEVGRKSLHAADGMVTTNQVGGAFFVALKVSFFAAILGALPIILSQIWAFIAPALYANEKKMIIPFILGGTIMFAIGVIFAYYIVTPFGFDFLITFGSFKFTPLINIEDYVGFFTKIMFGFGIAFELPVFAYFLGLLGMVDDRQMREFFKYAIVIIFIVAALLTPPDVLTQLLMAGPLVLLYGISILIVRLVNPAPALEEESEDEDIDLLDEIRAINKDSE from the coding sequence ATGTTTGATGAAATAAAACCGCATTTAGTTGAACTAAGAAAAAGACTTGGTATCTCTGTCGCCAGCCTTATTGTAATGTTTTTTGTAATGTTTTACTTTCATGAAGCAATTTTAGAGTGGATAGTAGAACCCTTAAATGTCGCTCTTTTAGAAGTTGGCAGAAAATCTCTTCACGCTGCCGATGGAATGGTAACTACAAATCAAGTTGGGGGAGCATTTTTTGTTGCTCTTAAAGTCTCATTTTTTGCAGCCATTTTAGGAGCTCTTCCTATTATTTTAAGTCAAATATGGGCTTTTATAGCACCTGCTCTATACGCAAACGAAAAGAAGATGATTATTCCATTTATCCTCGGCGGAACTATAATGTTTGCTATAGGGGTTATATTTGCCTACTATATAGTTACTCCGTTTGGTTTTGATTTTTTGATTACCTTTGGTAGCTTTAAATTTACTCCTCTGATAAATATAGAAGATTATGTAGGCTTCTTTACAAAAATCATGTTTGGCTTTGGAATAGCTTTTGAACTTCCTGTTTTTGCATACTTTTTAGGACTTCTTGGCATGGTTGACGATAGACAGATGAGAGAGTTTTTTAAGTATGCAATTGTAATTATTTTTATAGTAGCTGCCCTTCTTACTCCGCCGGATGTATTGACACAGCTTTTAATGGCAGGCCCGCTTGTCCTGCTTTATGGAATATCTATTTTAATAGTAAGACTAGTCAACCCTGCTCCTGCGCTTGAAGAAGAGAGCGAGGATGAAGATATAGATCTTCTTGATGAGATAAGAGCGATAAACAAAGACAGTGAATAA
- the queA gene encoding tRNA preQ1(34) S-adenosylmethionine ribosyltransferase-isomerase QueA yields MNNKELLTSSYDFFLPKELIATHPANPRDSSKLLVYDRSTDKISHVKFSDLEKFIPKECALIFNDTKVIKARLFGKKESGGKIELLINRALNAHDVNVYIRGKVKKDTKILFDENLSAIVQKLHDDGSRVVHFYENEKLLRFEELLPIIEKIGHVPLPPYIQREDNKEDENEYQSVFAKEEGAVAAPTASLHFTKEQHERVCKTFAHAFVTLHVGSGTFKPVECEKITEHPMHSEYYAISKKAKKLLDSDRAILSIGTTSTRTIEFYARNKDISNGEANLFLHPKNRPLRVNHLLTNFHLPKSTLLMLVASFVGLEKTQELYRIAIEKEYRFYSYGDSMLIL; encoded by the coding sequence GTGAATAATAAAGAACTTTTAACATCTAGCTATGACTTCTTTCTTCCAAAGGAGCTTATAGCGACACACCCCGCAAATCCGAGAGACAGCTCAAAACTTCTTGTATATGACAGATCTACAGACAAAATTTCGCATGTAAAATTTTCGGATTTAGAGAAGTTTATCCCAAAAGAGTGTGCGCTGATATTTAACGACACAAAAGTTATAAAAGCAAGACTCTTTGGAAAAAAAGAGAGCGGCGGAAAAATTGAACTTCTTATAAACAGAGCCCTGAATGCGCATGATGTAAATGTTTATATAAGAGGTAAAGTAAAAAAAGATACAAAAATTCTCTTTGATGAGAATCTTTCTGCTATAGTTCAAAAACTTCACGATGACGGAAGCAGAGTCGTCCATTTTTATGAAAATGAAAAACTTTTGCGTTTTGAGGAACTGCTTCCGATAATAGAAAAAATCGGGCATGTTCCTCTTCCCCCTTATATTCAAAGAGAAGACAATAAAGAGGATGAAAATGAGTATCAAAGCGTCTTTGCCAAAGAGGAGGGTGCGGTTGCCGCACCGACTGCATCCCTGCACTTTACAAAAGAGCAGCATGAGAGAGTATGCAAAACATTTGCACATGCATTTGTAACACTTCATGTAGGCAGTGGAACATTTAAGCCAGTTGAGTGTGAGAAAATAACCGAGCATCCTATGCACTCAGAGTACTATGCTATCTCCAAAAAGGCAAAAAAACTTTTAGACTCCGATAGAGCAATTTTAAGCATTGGAACAACTTCTACAAGAACAATAGAGTTTTATGCAAGAAACAAAGATATTTCAAATGGAGAGGCAAACCTCTTTTTGCATCCAAAAAACAGACCCTTAAGAGTAAATCATCTGCTTACAAATTTTCATCTTCCAAAATCCACTCTTTTAATGTTAGTGGCCTCTTTTGTGGGATTGGAAAAAACTCAGGAGCTTTACAGAATTGCCATTGAAAAAGAGTATAGATTCTACTCTTACGGCGATTCAATGTTAATACTATAG
- a CDS encoding DNA-processing protein DprA produces the protein MKIVKNKIPELFSMKSYPKQLFYNGNLELLQRVKVSIVGSRKPTKYSREYIQKISLALSKNGICVVSGGAMGIDATAHSGAGSSNTIAVLPCGIDLRYPSVNKNLLNDIQNSGLLLSQFELGFRATPWNFIIRNELVVALGDVLIVGEADLDSGTMRSVEFALKMGKKIFVLPHRLGESSGTNQLVKESKAEVIYDINEFVSQFTPSKNLQLFSKDDFIEFCSTNPTYDEALAKYPQRVFEAELNGEIEIVKGRVLVL, from the coding sequence ATGAAAATAGTTAAAAATAAAATACCTGAACTTTTTTCTATGAAAAGTTATCCGAAGCAGCTTTTTTATAACGGAAATCTTGAACTTTTACAGAGAGTAAAAGTTTCAATCGTAGGCAGTAGAAAACCGACAAAATATTCTCGCGAATATATCCAAAAAATTTCTTTAGCATTATCAAAAAATGGAATCTGTGTAGTAAGCGGCGGCGCAATGGGAATCGATGCAACAGCCCACTCGGGTGCAGGGAGTTCAAACACTATTGCTGTTTTGCCGTGCGGCATAGATCTGCGTTATCCCTCTGTAAATAAAAATTTATTAAACGATATACAAAACAGCGGGCTTTTGCTTAGTCAGTTTGAGCTTGGATTTCGTGCAACCCCCTGGAATTTTATTATAAGAAATGAGCTTGTAGTTGCTCTTGGCGATGTTTTAATAGTCGGCGAAGCTGATCTGGATAGCGGAACTATGAGAAGTGTGGAATTTGCTTTAAAAATGGGTAAAAAAATTTTTGTGCTTCCGCATCGTTTAGGTGAGAGCAGCGGCACAAATCAGCTTGTAAAAGAGTCTAAAGCAGAGGTGATTTATGATATAAATGAGTTTGTATCTCAATTTACACCATCAAAGAATCTTCAACTCTTTAGCAAAGATGATTTTATAGAGTTTTGCAGTACAAATCCAACATATGATGAGGCTTTGGCAAAATATCCGCAGAGAGTTTTTGAAGCAGAGTTAAACGGCGAGATAGAGATAGTAAAGGGCAGAGTTTTAGTTCTATAG
- a CDS encoding divergent polysaccharide deacetylase family protein — protein sequence MSRKRKTSFKKKPKDLTFITWIVTFIIIAFSSFGIGYYVGYDDAKNDLFKKESKIAKKSVKQIKESETIEKSTKEAKEKYEDASHEVESSIEPKPIEREKTVETSAKAKLAIIIDDVSVKSHIKAIKSLNLPITMSFLPPSEFRPNSHKLAAKEEFYMVHLPMEAKNFTKEEPYTLKVDDSQIKILQRVAEIKKLFPKVKYINNHTGSKFTSDEAAVNRLIYALEKENINFIDSRTIGSTKVPKVMKSYGKKYMSRDIFLDHELDKDYVKGQIKKAIKIAKVHGSAIAIGHPHANTLLAISESKHLFSEVELVLIDKLY from the coding sequence ATGTCAAGAAAAAGAAAAACAAGTTTTAAGAAAAAACCAAAAGATTTAACTTTTATAACTTGGATTGTAACTTTTATAATTATCGCTTTTAGTTCCTTTGGTATAGGATATTATGTTGGATATGATGATGCAAAAAATGATTTATTTAAAAAAGAGAGCAAAATCGCTAAAAAAAGCGTTAAGCAAATAAAAGAGAGTGAAACGATTGAAAAAAGCACTAAAGAAGCAAAAGAGAAGTATGAAGATGCTTCGCATGAGGTTGAGAGTTCTATAGAGCCAAAACCAATAGAGCGGGAGAAGACAGTAGAGACTTCTGCCAAAGCAAAGTTGGCAATTATTATAGATGATGTGAGTGTAAAGTCTCATATAAAAGCTATCAAGAGCCTTAATCTGCCTATAACAATGTCTTTTCTGCCGCCAAGTGAATTCAGACCAAATTCTCATAAATTGGCTGCAAAAGAGGAGTTTTATATGGTTCATTTGCCTATGGAAGCAAAAAATTTCACAAAGGAAGAACCTTATACACTAAAAGTGGATGATTCTCAAATAAAAATATTGCAAAGAGTTGCAGAAATAAAAAAGCTATTCCCAAAAGTCAAATATATCAATAACCATACAGGAAGTAAATTTACATCAGATGAAGCGGCAGTAAATAGACTTATTTATGCGCTGGAAAAAGAAAATATTAATTTTATAGACAGTCGGACAATTGGATCAACAAAAGTACCAAAGGTGATGAAAAGTTATGGAAAAAAATATATGTCAAGAGATATCTTTTTAGATCATGAACTTGATAAAGATTATGTAAAGGGACAAATAAAAAAAGCAATCAAAATAGCTAAAGTGCATGGAAGTGCAATAGCAATAGGTCATCCGCATGCAAATACTCTTTTGGCCATTAGTGAGTCAAAGCATCTTTTTTCTGAAGTTGAATTGGTTTTAATAGATAAGCTATATTGA
- the rpsF gene encoding 30S ribosomal protein S6: MRNYENLVIVKPTLTAEEIQASVNAIEEVITSNGGEIAATDAMGMRKLAYSIGKNERGYFHVIYYTAAPSAISEIERRFRINEDLLRFVTIKYDTNREVSAWNQLVQKANKKASSPAEETKEEVEASTEVQEVAEETAE; the protein is encoded by the coding sequence ATGAGAAATTACGAAAACCTAGTAATCGTAAAACCGACATTAACAGCAGAAGAGATTCAAGCTAGCGTTAATGCTATTGAAGAAGTTATCACTTCTAACGGCGGCGAAATAGCTGCAACAGACGCAATGGGAATGAGAAAATTAGCATATTCTATTGGAAAAAATGAGCGTGGTTATTTCCATGTTATCTATTATACAGCTGCTCCTTCAGCAATCAGCGAAATTGAAAGACGCTTCCGTATTAATGAAGATCTTCTTCGTTTTGTAACTATCAAATATGATACAAATCGTGAAGTGTCAGCTTGGAACCAACTAGTTCAAAAAGCAAACAAAAAAGCTTCATCACCTGCTGAAGAAACTAAAGAAGAAGTTGAAGCAAGCACAGAAGTTCAAGAAGTAGCTGAAGAGACAGCAGAGTAA
- a CDS encoding single-stranded DNA-binding protein — protein MYNKVILVGNLTRDIELRYSQGGMAIANTAIATSRKFTVNGEKKEEVCFVDITFFARSAEIANQYLKKGSKILVEGRLNFDQWVDQNGQKRSKHSVVVETMQMLDSKNDNQNSGNYPAQQNQAGQQNYQQQAQSYQQPNQQQQSYSQNRAMPESSSVPEIDIDEDEIPF, from the coding sequence ATGTATAACAAAGTTATTTTGGTTGGAAACTTAACTAGAGATATAGAACTTAGATACTCTCAAGGCGGAATGGCAATAGCAAACACTGCTATTGCTACAAGCCGCAAATTCACTGTTAACGGTGAAAAAAAAGAGGAAGTTTGCTTTGTAGATATTACATTCTTTGCAAGAAGTGCAGAGATTGCCAACCAGTACCTTAAAAAGGGGAGTAAAATCCTTGTAGAAGGTAGACTTAACTTTGATCAATGGGTAGATCAAAACGGACAGAAACGCTCTAAACACTCTGTTGTTGTTGAAACAATGCAGATGCTAGATTCGAAAAATGATAACCAAAACAGTGGTAATTATCCTGCTCAACAAAATCAAGCAGGACAACAAAATTATCAACAACAAGCACAAAGTTATCAACAGCCGAATCAGCAACAGCAATCCTATTCACAAAACAGAGCTATGCCTGAGAGCAGTTCTGTTCCGGAAATAGACATTGATGAAGATGAAATTCCATTTTAG
- the rpsR gene encoding 30S ribosomal protein S18, translating into MAERRKYKKRYCKYCEAKVDFMDYKDVGALRFSLSERYKIMPRRLTGNCKRHQDMIATVIKRARAAALVPYTVTRKAVVTAPFENLK; encoded by the coding sequence ATGGCAGAAAGAAGAAAGTATAAAAAAAGATACTGTAAGTACTGTGAAGCAAAAGTTGACTTCATGGATTATAAAGATGTAGGAGCGCTTCGCTTCTCTCTTTCAGAAAGATATAAAATCATGCCTCGCCGTTTAACAGGTAACTGCAAGCGTCACCAAGACATGATTGCAACTGTTATTAAAAGAGCTCGTGCTGCGGCATTGGTTCCATATACTGTAACAAGAAAAGCAGTTGTAACTGCACCATTTGAAAATTTAAAATAA
- the serB gene encoding phosphoserine phosphatase SerB: MLKLAVFDFDSTLMDGETIDFFAEELGLGEEVGKITEAAMSGEIDFFESLQQRAGLLKGLDYSVVEKISQNLPYMNGARETIAELKSRGMKVVCFSGGFRNATGYAKNILGYDADFSNVLHHKNQKLTGLVGGDMMFNYSKGDMLIRLQGLLGVTEKETLVCGDGANDLSMFAHAGTRVAFCAREILRKEANIVVETKDLRKILEKL, encoded by the coding sequence ATGCTAAAACTGGCTGTTTTTGATTTTGATTCTACGCTGATGGATGGCGAGACGATAGATTTTTTTGCTGAAGAGTTGGGACTTGGTGAAGAGGTTGGTAAAATAACAGAAGCTGCGATGAGCGGAGAGATTGACTTTTTTGAATCACTGCAACAAAGAGCGGGTTTGCTAAAAGGTTTAGATTATAGTGTGGTTGAAAAAATAAGTCAAAATTTGCCATATATGAATGGAGCTCGCGAGACAATAGCTGAGCTAAAGAGCAGAGGAATGAAAGTGGTCTGCTTTAGCGGCGGATTTAGAAATGCTACTGGATATGCAAAAAATATTTTAGGGTACGATGCAGATTTTTCAAATGTACTGCATCATAAAAATCAAAAACTTACAGGTCTTGTCGGCGGAGATATGATGTTTAACTACTCCAAAGGCGACATGTTAATACGCTTGCAGGGGCTTTTGGGAGTCACTGAGAAGGAAACATTGGTGTGCGGAGACGGAGCAAATGACCTCTCAATGTTTGCTCATGCAGGAACAAGAGTCGCTTTTTGTGCAAGAGAGATTTTACGCAAAGAAGCAAATATAGTAGTTGAGACTAAAGATTTAAGAAAAATATTGGAGAAATTATAA
- a CDS encoding methylenetetrahydrofolate reductase has translation MFNELINKLKNDTYITLETTPGHSPVFSPIIDTIAELGLDKLVDGFTTTDNPLAKLKYNSLFAAKMLQERFHKPVIATMSMRDRNKIALQSDLLGANEIDIRAILALTGDPASISDQPHTKAVFEADSTLLLDIVSCFNSGIDYAGKPLTHKPKEIYPFAVVNSYAKNPKTLQKKMQKKIKHGALGIITQPVYDLQNAKLLLELKEAANKECCNERKDAELILGIFPITKLRTAQFLSAHVPGINVPDEWIEALKIANEQGPEEEYRVGFELSKNLFLEIKAFHPKIHLMTANQFQIARDILL, from the coding sequence TTGTTTAATGAACTTATAAATAAACTAAAAAACGATACATATATCACTCTTGAGACGACGCCGGGGCACTCTCCTGTATTTTCTCCTATTATCGATACGATAGCTGAATTAGGGCTTGATAAATTAGTAGATGGTTTTACAACAACAGACAACCCTCTTGCTAAATTAAAATATAACTCTCTCTTTGCTGCAAAAATGCTTCAAGAAAGATTTCATAAGCCAGTAATTGCAACAATGAGCATGCGTGATAGAAACAAAATTGCTCTTCAATCAGACTTGCTGGGAGCAAACGAAATTGACATAAGAGCTATCTTAGCACTTACCGGAGATCCTGCATCTATCTCTGATCAGCCTCATACTAAGGCCGTTTTTGAAGCAGACAGTACGCTTTTGCTTGACATCGTTTCTTGTTTTAACAGCGGCATTGATTACGCAGGCAAACCTCTAACACATAAACCAAAAGAGATTTACCCTTTTGCAGTTGTAAACTCTTATGCAAAAAATCCTAAAACACTACAAAAAAAGATGCAAAAAAAGATAAAACACGGTGCGCTTGGAATCATTACACAGCCGGTTTATGACCTACAAAACGCAAAACTTCTGCTTGAGCTTAAAGAAGCTGCCAACAAAGAGTGTTGTAATGAAAGAAAAGATGCTGAGCTTATTTTAGGAATTTTTCCGATTACAAAACTTAGAACAGCACAATTTTTATCTGCCCATGTTCCAGGAATAAATGTACCAGATGAGTGGATAGAAGCTCTTAAAATTGCAAATGAGCAAGGACCAGAAGAAGAGTATAGAGTTGGATTTGAACTTAGTAAAAATCTCTTTTTAGAGATAAAAGCATTTCATCCCAAGATTCACCTTATGACGGCAAATCAGTTTCAAATAGCAAGAGATATACTATTATAA